One Rossellomorea marisflavi genomic region harbors:
- a CDS encoding CARDB domain-containing protein: MQGNVQSIDYMDTRSRWISKDYKNLPPGSYEVYAFADYDDRIKESNEDDNYSSKVTFTIQDTNLTAQSIELLSKDRKPVQFLTKGEEYVAKVIYQNTGETTVNEHQVSLESGNSTLSTVSVGKLAPGSKRTTYIDFSPVKSGKQLFTAFVDSKDDIRESNEDDNKVSTNIHVNTKPEITISYTPAEVYEGDKVNVCIVPTDEDNDPLKVTIEMDKRSTGYKQVHSQTGVKSGQKICYVIDKAEVGKYSFKGTVDDGYNDAEATISFNAQPLTIRGEVNHTATWLKRHLESGNDPSEFYSGEKFILIAHTTKYPISNLTVKMDAKQEKGSSYTPTINIKPTNTGKHEGEHEDPSLLEPGTTLKSGPVTFEFKVVYQNGVVKTDKVTVQIIGDVYDLFKLHRKY; encoded by the coding sequence ATGCAAGGGAATGTCCAATCGATAGATTACATGGACACAAGGAGTCGATGGATTAGTAAAGATTATAAAAACTTACCTCCAGGCTCATACGAGGTATATGCCTTTGCGGATTACGACGATCGCATCAAGGAATCCAATGAAGATGATAACTATTCGTCCAAAGTGACATTTACCATACAGGATACGAATTTAACTGCACAGAGCATTGAACTTTTGAGCAAGGATAGAAAGCCGGTTCAATTTCTCACTAAAGGCGAGGAATATGTTGCTAAGGTGATTTATCAAAACACCGGGGAAACCACTGTAAATGAGCACCAGGTGTCCTTAGAATCGGGGAATAGCACCTTAAGCACAGTTTCAGTTGGTAAGTTAGCTCCTGGATCTAAACGAACTACCTATATTGACTTTTCACCGGTCAAGTCGGGGAAGCAATTATTTACTGCATTTGTTGATAGTAAGGATGATATAAGGGAATCAAACGAAGATGATAATAAAGTTTCAACAAACATCCATGTAAATACTAAGCCGGAAATCACAATATCATATACTCCAGCAGAAGTATATGAGGGGGACAAGGTCAATGTTTGTATAGTCCCAACAGATGAAGATAATGATCCTTTGAAGGTTACTATAGAAATGGATAAGCGATCTACGGGTTATAAGCAAGTCCATTCTCAAACCGGTGTAAAATCTGGCCAAAAAATCTGTTATGTAATTGATAAAGCCGAAGTTGGAAAATATAGCTTTAAAGGAACAGTAGATGATGGCTACAATGACGCAGAGGCTACTATTTCATTCAACGCGCAGCCGTTAACTATCCGCGGTGAGGTGAACCACACGGCAACATGGTTAAAAAGACATTTAGAAAGCGGAAATGACCCAAGTGAGTTTTATAGTGGTGAAAAATTCATCTTGATCGCTCATACTACTAAGTATCCTATAAGCAATCTGACGGTAAAAATGGATGCTAAGCAAGAAAAGGGTTCGAGCTACACACCTACCATTAATATCAAACCAACTAATACTGGTAAGCATGAGGGTGAACATGAAGATCCTTCATTACTAGAACCAGGAACTACACTTAAATCAGGTCCAGTTACATTTGAATTTAAAGTAGTTTATCAGAATGGTGTTGTTAAAACCGATAAAGTAACTGT